The proteins below are encoded in one region of Candidatus Moraniibacteriota bacterium:
- the gap gene encoding type I glyceraldehyde-3-phosphate dehydrogenase has protein sequence MQKQRIAINGFGRIGRSAFKIAFEKKDIEIVALNDLTSVDILAHLLKYDTAYGQYRKRIEVSEGKLIVDGKECLVFAEPDPKKLPWKELAIDVVLECTGRFTDSVSASQHIAAGAKKVILSAPAKTGDVVPSILVGVNESSYQSEEVISNASCTTNSLAPVAKIIHEEFGIAKALMTTIHSYTADQNLQDGPHKDLRRARAAASNIVPTTTGAAIAVTQVIPELSGLFDGLSLRVPTIVVSLTDFTFVLKKKTTVEEINAVLERASQDARYRQVLAVTREPLVSSDFIGDPHSSTIDLSLTKVIDGDLVKIVAWYDNEWGYSNRLVELVTVIGKQ, from the coding sequence ATGCAAAAACAGAGAATTGCCATCAATGGATTCGGTCGTATCGGACGGTCAGCGTTCAAAATAGCTTTCGAGAAAAAAGATATCGAGATTGTTGCTCTCAATGATTTGACGAGTGTCGATATCTTGGCACACCTGTTGAAATACGATACTGCGTACGGACAATACCGAAAACGGATAGAAGTGAGTGAAGGGAAGCTTATCGTCGATGGGAAAGAATGTCTCGTATTTGCTGAACCTGATCCGAAGAAACTGCCGTGGAAAGAATTGGCGATTGATGTCGTACTCGAGTGCACGGGTCGATTTACGGATAGCGTCTCTGCTTCACAACACATCGCTGCCGGAGCCAAAAAAGTAATTCTCTCAGCACCTGCCAAGACAGGAGACGTTGTGCCTTCCATTCTTGTTGGCGTCAACGAATCTTCGTATCAGTCTGAAGAAGTGATTTCCAACGCTTCATGTACGACAAATTCTCTTGCTCCAGTTGCAAAAATCATTCATGAAGAGTTTGGTATTGCCAAAGCATTGATGACAACAATACATTCGTACACCGCTGATCAGAATCTCCAGGATGGCCCACACAAAGATCTCCGTCGTGCGAGAGCAGCCGCGTCCAATATCGTTCCGACGACGACCGGAGCGGCTATCGCTGTGACACAAGTCATCCCGGAACTTTCTGGATTATTTGATGGGCTCTCACTTCGTGTTCCGACTATTGTTGTCTCTTTGACTGATTTCACGTTTGTTCTCAAGAAGAAAACAACCGTCGAAGAAATCAATGCCGTACTTGAGCGGGCCAGTCAAGATGCTAGGTATCGTCAGGTATTGGCAGTGACTCGTGAACCACTTGTCTCTTCTGATTTCATCGGTGATCCACACTCGAGTACAATAGATCTCTCTCTGACGAAAGTAATCGATGGTGATCTCGTGAAGATTGTTGCGTGGTATGATAATGAATGGGGATATTCGAATCGTCTCGTAGAACTCGTCACTGTTATCGGTAAACAATAG
- a CDS encoding class II fructose-bisphosphate aldolase family protein, giving the protein MLANVKTMLEEAQANHYAIGAFNTINLETTQAILETARELSSPVVIQLTEKTFDYAGGRAIFHLIKNLAEFYSKDIPVGIHLDHGKNFEVVERAMGIGFLSVMYDGSRKEYPDNLIATKKIVEIAHSKNVVVQAELGNVPYLGEIQMENIDWNNYMTDPDQAVEFVNETGIDTLAVAIGNAHGFFQERETPDYERLTAIRERVTLPLVMHGASDWGSDRVAEVIRRGVSCFNVDTALRLSFIGGLREALLSEDETDLRKILTKARNQTKEAVKQKILSFGSDHKAL; this is encoded by the coding sequence ATGTTGGCAAATGTAAAAACGATGCTTGAAGAAGCACAAGCGAATCACTATGCGATTGGCGCTTTCAATACGATCAATCTCGAGACGACACAGGCTATTCTCGAAACAGCACGAGAACTGTCCTCTCCTGTTGTTATTCAGTTGACCGAAAAAACATTTGATTATGCGGGTGGTCGCGCTATTTTTCATCTCATCAAAAATCTTGCTGAATTTTATTCCAAAGATATCCCTGTCGGTATTCATCTCGATCATGGTAAGAACTTTGAGGTTGTTGAACGAGCCATGGGTATAGGTTTTCTTTCGGTGATGTATGATGGATCACGCAAGGAATATCCAGACAACCTCATCGCTACCAAAAAAATTGTGGAAATTGCTCACAGCAAGAACGTTGTAGTGCAAGCCGAACTCGGTAATGTTCCATATCTCGGAGAAATACAGATGGAAAATATCGATTGGAATAATTATATGACCGATCCTGATCAGGCAGTAGAATTTGTCAATGAAACAGGTATTGATACTCTCGCGGTTGCTATCGGAAACGCTCACGGATTTTTCCAGGAACGTGAAACACCTGATTATGAACGTCTGACGGCTATACGAGAGCGTGTGACACTTCCACTTGTGATGCACGGAGCATCGGACTGGGGGAGTGATCGAGTCGCTGAAGTCATCCGTCGAGGAGTGAGTTGCTTCAATGTTGATACCGCTCTTCGTCTTTCTTTCATTGGTGGACTTCGGGAAGCATTGTTATCAGAAGATGAAACTGACCTTCGTAAAATATTGACCAAAGCACGAAATCAGACGAAGGAAGCGGTAAAACAAAAGATACTTTCTTTTGGGAGTGATCATAAAGCCTTATAA
- a CDS encoding triose-phosphate isomerase, translated as MRKFYVIGNLKMNMLSREEVSQYLTVLHREAGQRNYEHVLGVICPSFLYLAQFDRLPQGIKKGAQNFFPEKSGAYTGEISPLMLKNDGVEYVILGHSERRRYAGETDEKVREKAIFAIKYYLTPIVCIGETEEDKQAGNTEQVLSRQIRTIFSDLSKLQAEKIIIAYEPRWAIGTDALPTTQDILGVSILFRKILKEMFDMQTAERISLLYGGSVKSALLGPVSFEAGMDGVLVGRESLFPYELIKMMGLFEEEAKRRLRKTQ; from the coding sequence ATGCGGAAATTTTATGTGATCGGAAATCTCAAAATGAATATGCTCTCACGTGAAGAAGTATCACAGTATCTTACGGTGCTTCATCGAGAAGCTGGGCAGAGGAACTACGAACACGTTCTCGGGGTGATTTGCCCTTCGTTTTTGTATCTCGCACAATTTGATCGTTTGCCTCAGGGAATAAAAAAAGGCGCACAGAATTTTTTTCCAGAAAAAAGTGGTGCGTATACCGGAGAAATCTCACCTTTGATGCTCAAAAATGATGGAGTGGAATATGTCATCCTTGGTCATAGTGAACGGCGACGATACGCAGGAGAAACGGATGAGAAAGTACGTGAGAAAGCAATATTTGCTATCAAATACTATCTGACTCCGATTGTCTGTATTGGAGAAACAGAAGAAGACAAACAGGCAGGAAATACCGAACAAGTTTTATCCCGTCAGATACGTACAATTTTTTCTGACCTTTCCAAGTTGCAAGCTGAGAAAATTATTATTGCTTACGAGCCACGTTGGGCTATCGGTACCGATGCACTTCCTACAACGCAGGATATCCTCGGTGTCAGCATTCTCTTCCGAAAAATATTGAAAGAGATGTTTGATATGCAGACAGCAGAGAGGATCAGTCTCCTCTATGGAGGATCGGTGAAGAGCGCCCTTCTGGGACCAGTTTCTTTTGAGGCAGGAATGGATGGAGTATTGGTAGGAAGAGAAAGTCTCTTTCCTTATGAGTTGATAAAAATGATGGGACTCTTTGAAGAAGAAGCAAAACGACGATTACGAAAAACTCAATAA
- a CDS encoding DUF4921 family protein, producing the protein MTQAEKKIHTTPSELRQDIVTGDWVVIATGRAKRPDAFASLERVRADNPEDPFVDPEKTNEQDDILVYRQEDGEWSLRVFPNKYPAFSSEEKVRDLSEGPYFSMTGFGYHELFVTRDAEKPLALLETWQGAELFDAYQERYLSLMGKPDINYIQIFHNHGKEAGASIEHPHSQLIALPAISPYINLELSGAERYYRSNHCNVYDIVIKAEQKFKKRILYENEHFIVFCPFASRVAFEIWVIGKRPNPYFERITDEEKFALAEAMQKALFALYSGLNDPAYNFYIHTAPCDGKDYPHYQWHIEILPRTSVWAGFELSTGIEISTIEPEKAAEYLRGHLNS; encoded by the coding sequence ATGACACAAGCAGAAAAAAAAATACATACTACTCCCTCAGAACTTCGTCAAGACATTGTTACGGGAGATTGGGTTGTGATAGCGACGGGCCGTGCCAAGCGTCCTGATGCTTTTGCTTCATTGGAACGTGTCCGTGCAGATAATCCTGAAGATCCTTTCGTCGATCCAGAGAAAACGAATGAACAAGATGATATTCTTGTGTATCGTCAGGAAGACGGAGAGTGGAGTCTCCGTGTTTTTCCGAATAAATATCCAGCCTTCTCTTCGGAGGAAAAAGTGCGAGACCTCTCTGAGGGACCTTATTTTTCGATGACTGGTTTCGGGTACCATGAACTCTTTGTGACACGTGATGCAGAGAAACCGCTGGCATTACTTGAGACATGGCAAGGAGCGGAGCTCTTTGATGCGTATCAAGAACGATATCTATCACTCATGGGTAAACCAGATATCAATTACATTCAGATTTTCCATAATCATGGAAAAGAAGCAGGTGCATCTATCGAGCATCCCCATTCTCAGCTTATTGCGCTTCCAGCTATTTCCCCGTATATCAACCTTGAGCTCTCTGGAGCAGAACGGTATTACAGAAGCAATCACTGCAATGTATACGATATCGTCATCAAAGCGGAGCAGAAATTTAAAAAGCGGATACTCTACGAAAATGAACATTTCATTGTATTTTGCCCTTTTGCCTCCCGTGTCGCCTTCGAAATATGGGTGATTGGTAAGCGTCCTAATCCGTATTTTGAACGCATTACCGATGAAGAAAAGTTCGCCCTTGCGGAAGCGATGCAGAAAGCTCTTTTTGCCCTTTATAGCGGTCTGAATGATCCAGCGTATAATTTCTATATTCATACAGCTCCGTGTGATGGCAAAGACTACCCTCATTACCAGTGGCATATAGAGATTTTACCGAGGACATCTGTTTGGGCTGGTTTTGAACTCTCTACGGGAATAGAAATATCGACCATAGAACCAGAAAAGGCAGCAGAATATTTACGAGGACATCTGAATTCATGA
- a CDS encoding glycosyltransferase family 2 protein, giving the protein MEQIFLSVIIPAYKEGERIGRNLLEIDKYLKGKNYSYEILVIVDGSPDNTALVSRNYALQIPHIRVIENTENHGKGYVVRQGLLEAVGKWRLFLDADGSTSITHLDACEEHFKSEYDVIIGSRKIAGSFVQIHQPKHREILGEGGNWLIRIILGLWNYPDTQCGFKVLSEKASNEIASRMVVDRFGFDFELVVLALRLGFQVKQLPVRWMNEEGSTVKLTGPNGFIQVLIDLFKTKWRLITGAYHISEYAKKKITANAS; this is encoded by the coding sequence ATGGAACAAATCTTTCTATCAGTGATTATCCCTGCATATAAGGAAGGTGAGCGTATCGGACGGAATCTTCTCGAAATAGACAAATATCTTAAAGGGAAGAATTATTCGTATGAGATACTGGTGATCGTAGATGGTTCTCCTGACAATACTGCTCTCGTTTCTCGTAATTATGCACTGCAGATACCTCATATTCGTGTCATCGAGAATACAGAAAATCACGGCAAGGGGTATGTTGTCCGTCAGGGTTTACTCGAAGCGGTAGGGAAGTGGCGACTTTTCCTCGATGCTGATGGTTCGACCTCTATCACTCATCTCGATGCCTGCGAAGAACATTTCAAGTCAGAATATGATGTTATTATCGGTTCACGTAAGATAGCAGGATCGTTCGTTCAGATACATCAGCCCAAGCATCGAGAAATTTTGGGTGAAGGAGGGAATTGGCTCATTCGTATCATTCTTGGTTTATGGAATTATCCTGATACACAATGTGGTTTCAAGGTGCTTTCAGAAAAAGCTTCCAACGAGATCGCTTCACGCATGGTTGTCGATCGATTCGGATTTGATTTTGAGTTGGTAGTATTGGCACTGAGACTCGGGTTTCAGGTGAAACAATTGCCAGTTCGCTGGATGAATGAAGAAGGGTCTACTGTGAAATTGACTGGTCCGAATGGATTTATTCAAGTATTAATCGATCTTTTCAAAACGAAATGGCGTCTCATCACGGGTGCATATCATATTAGTGAGTATGCTAAGAAGAAAATAACTGCCAATGCTTCTTGA
- a CDS encoding lytic murein transglycosylase, whose protein sequence is MYKQIRILFLLFSFGAFSALCFVVPTESSVVLAQSDCDDTDTGCINDRIDSLEKKLKDASKKKSELEKNLNQINTSLTSTQQVIQRTQVLLNESTQTIEQKEKEVAGLEQQLTLEKSVLKGLLRELYESSSIPFSEIIVAEKSDMRFFHEYDTLFSVQEKIQGVIGEINTMKEKVTGEKETLEDMKKDQERLLALKNQQKKNLVLDKVDTQGDIEDQQTIISRLKKELDQLQGDLDILSGKSYDAKDIREAVEFASKKTGVPVGVLYGFLKKETNIGVNTGQCTYKQVESVSVARYKSLLKKNKNWQKSIDLLYKRKALFYDIVDVLGYSKDKKVSCSPSPSAYIGQGGAMGIPQFMSDVWMGYKSRITANTGHKNPDPWNITDGVMAMALKLRVAGATSSKESVIKSASINYLGTFNKNYYEGIVYWSKNYKLLFQ, encoded by the coding sequence ATGTACAAACAAATTCGCATCTTATTTCTTTTGTTCTCTTTCGGCGCGTTCTCTGCGCTGTGTTTTGTTGTGCCAACAGAGTCTTCTGTTGTCTTGGCTCAGTCGGATTGTGACGATACAGACACTGGATGTATCAATGATCGTATCGATAGTCTGGAGAAAAAACTCAAAGACGCAAGTAAGAAAAAAAGTGAGTTGGAAAAGAACTTAAACCAGATCAATACATCGCTCACCTCTACCCAGCAGGTGATTCAGCGTACACAGGTGCTTCTCAATGAGTCCACACAAACCATCGAACAAAAAGAAAAAGAAGTAGCTGGACTGGAGCAACAATTGACCCTCGAAAAATCTGTTCTCAAAGGACTCCTTCGAGAGCTTTATGAAAGTAGCAGTATCCCTTTTTCTGAAATCATTGTTGCAGAAAAGAGTGATATGCGTTTTTTTCATGAATATGATACGTTGTTTTCGGTACAGGAAAAGATACAGGGAGTGATTGGTGAGATCAACACCATGAAAGAAAAAGTGACTGGTGAAAAAGAAACATTGGAGGATATGAAAAAGGATCAGGAACGACTGCTCGCTCTCAAGAATCAGCAGAAGAAAAATTTGGTATTGGATAAGGTAGACACGCAGGGTGATATAGAAGATCAACAAACAATTATCAGTCGTCTCAAGAAAGAACTGGATCAATTGCAGGGCGATTTGGATATTTTGTCGGGGAAATCATATGATGCCAAAGATATCCGTGAAGCAGTAGAGTTTGCCAGCAAAAAAACAGGAGTGCCTGTAGGAGTGCTGTATGGTTTCTTGAAAAAAGAAACGAACATCGGTGTCAATACGGGACAGTGTACCTATAAACAAGTAGAAAGTGTCTCTGTTGCACGATACAAATCCCTCTTGAAGAAAAATAAGAATTGGCAAAAATCGATTGATCTTTTGTATAAACGAAAGGCTCTCTTCTATGATATTGTCGATGTTCTCGGGTACAGTAAGGACAAGAAAGTCTCTTGTTCTCCTTCTCCGAGTGCGTATATCGGGCAGGGCGGGGCGATGGGTATACCTCAGTTTATGTCTGATGTATGGATGGGGTATAAATCTCGCATTACAGCCAATACAGGACATAAGAATCCTGATCCATGGAATATCACGGATGGGGTGATGGCGATGGCTCTCAAGCTTCGTGTCGCTGGCGCTACCTCGAGTAAAGAGTCAGTCATCAAGAGCGCTTCTATCAATTATCTTGGTACTTTCAATAAAAATTACTACGAAGGTATCGTCTATTGGTCAAAAAATTATAAACTTCTCTTTCAATAG
- the recA gene encoding recombinase RecA, producing MAKIKTTKSEGKDKINTVLDAIQEKFGEGMMMKLGDVRKVDVEVIPTGSVSLDIALGIGGVPRGRVVEVYGPESSGKTTLSLHIIANAQKSGGIAAFVDAEHALDPEYAKRIGVNINDLLISQPDNGEQALDIVETLVRSNMVDVIVVDSVAALVPKAEIEGEMGDHHVGRQARLMSQALRKLTAIIARSNVVVIFINQIRMKIGVMFGNPETTTGGQALKFYSSVRIEVRRSAQIKRGEEVVGNRVKAKVVKNKVAAPFRTAEFDIMYNEGISLAGDLLDSGVIYGTLKKSGNSFLFGEVKLGAGRESAKVFLKENPKVAKEIEKSILAQSKDGKAEIQKVSGKTETEE from the coding sequence ATGGCGAAGATCAAAACGACAAAAAGTGAGGGGAAAGATAAAATCAATACTGTCTTGGATGCGATCCAAGAGAAATTTGGTGAAGGAATGATGATGAAACTTGGCGACGTCCGTAAGGTCGATGTCGAGGTGATTCCGACGGGATCGGTGTCACTCGATATCGCTCTCGGTATCGGAGGTGTACCACGCGGTCGTGTCGTAGAAGTGTATGGTCCAGAATCATCTGGTAAAACGACACTGTCGCTTCATATTATCGCCAATGCGCAGAAGTCAGGTGGTATTGCTGCCTTTGTCGACGCAGAACATGCACTCGATCCAGAATACGCCAAGCGTATCGGGGTGAATATCAACGATCTCCTCATTTCTCAACCAGACAATGGCGAACAGGCACTCGATATCGTGGAAACACTCGTTCGTTCTAATATGGTGGATGTGATTGTTGTCGATTCTGTCGCAGCCCTCGTTCCAAAAGCAGAAATCGAAGGTGAGATGGGCGATCATCATGTCGGCCGTCAAGCGAGGCTTATGTCGCAGGCTCTTCGAAAATTGACCGCTATTATTGCTCGTTCCAATGTCGTGGTTATTTTTATCAATCAGATTCGTATGAAGATTGGTGTGATGTTTGGTAATCCGGAGACGACTACCGGAGGACAGGCGCTCAAATTTTATTCTTCCGTTCGTATCGAAGTGAGACGGAGTGCTCAGATCAAACGAGGAGAAGAAGTGGTAGGGAATCGTGTGAAGGCCAAAGTGGTGAAGAACAAGGTCGCAGCACCATTTCGTACTGCTGAATTTGATATTATGTACAATGAAGGTATTTCACTTGCAGGAGACCTCCTTGACTCTGGTGTTATCTATGGAACGCTCAAAAAATCAGGAAACTCGTTCCTTTTTGGTGAAGTGAAGCTTGGCGCAGGACGTGAATCCGCTAAAGTGTTTCTGAAAGAAAATCCAAAAGTGGCAAAAGAAATCGAAAAATCTATCCTCGCACAATCAAAAGACGGGAAGGCTGAAATTCAAAAAGTCAGTGGAAAAACGGAAACAGAAGAATAA
- a CDS encoding helix-turn-helix domain-containing protein, which produces MSEGFTRKKVESLTLGEKLKKLRGDFRMSLTEISKATRIQVKYLEHLENGEYEKLPADVYVRGFLKSYALYLNIDEGVFMKLYERERHIQENLHQKPKEQPVHKKHINIASLVITPQSIVITFVVLLVFGAFIYVFREFQTFALVPRLVILSPMNGTVVDTDTAVIQGKTDKGARVSINDQSIFVDGEGNFSSTLPLQSGINTLTVMAVDRFEKQKVEVLVIESSHIQPIPEAVPVSLDMESQMFRVEVSVRENPAQVMIEVDDEKVFDGILRQDTPQSVISKERVTVFSDKPSQTFIRWNDAEEESLSIEKKIEDAVVFTPLGRQL; this is translated from the coding sequence ATGAGTGAAGGTTTTACACGGAAAAAGGTTGAATCACTGACACTGGGAGAGAAGTTGAAAAAACTTCGCGGAGATTTTCGTATGAGTCTCACAGAGATTTCCAAGGCGACGAGAATACAGGTGAAATATCTCGAACATCTCGAAAACGGAGAATATGAAAAACTGCCGGCGGATGTCTATGTCCGTGGTTTCCTCAAGAGTTATGCACTGTATCTCAATATTGATGAAGGTGTGTTTATGAAGCTCTACGAACGTGAGCGTCATATCCAAGAAAATCTCCATCAAAAACCCAAGGAACAGCCCGTTCATAAAAAACATATCAACATTGCTTCGCTCGTTATCACTCCACAATCGATTGTTATCACGTTTGTTGTATTGCTTGTTTTTGGTGCTTTTATATACGTTTTCCGTGAATTTCAGACGTTCGCTCTCGTTCCTCGTCTCGTCATACTGAGTCCGATGAACGGCACAGTCGTAGACACAGATACGGCTGTTATACAAGGAAAGACGGACAAGGGAGCACGGGTGTCTATCAATGACCAATCAATCTTTGTCGATGGAGAGGGAAATTTCTCTAGTACTCTTCCTCTACAGTCAGGGATCAATACGCTGACAGTGATGGCAGTCGATCGTTTCGAAAAACAGAAAGTCGAAGTGCTTGTAATAGAGTCTTCTCATATACAGCCAATACCAGAAGCAGTACCAGTGTCTCTTGATATGGAATCTCAGATGTTCCGTGTCGAAGTGTCGGTACGTGAAAATCCCGCACAAGTGATGATCGAAGTAGATGATGAGAAAGTATTTGATGGAATCCTACGTCAAGATACGCCACAGAGTGTCATATCAAAAGAGCGAGTAACAGTTTTTTCTGATAAGCCATCACAGACATTCATCCGATGGAATGATGCAGAAGAAGAGTCCCTTTCTATCGAGAAAAAAATCGAAGACGCGGTTGTTTTTACTCCACTTGGGAGACAGCTCTAG
- a CDS encoding DNA translocase FtsK 4TM domain-containing protein — translation MGRKKKVVEESEEDDFTIETILHSDAKRSIAAVFLFALSLLFLLAYFRSAGLLGVWINTGLGMMLGWGKWLFPLLLVIAGLMFLKGRKTTLSDAVKFIGLITAFFSVLGLFHLYSGDTTKELLKVASNGQGGGYVGFAFASVLIKFTGMVAGTIILLTFFIIGVIASFNVSLIASFERLQRRLFPSKEETPESPEASPSVDPVVAEMVSVAPQGEAEKQEIPEETEESSEVSSALSPEDTAKLAENNISNLKFREGETVLIKKLSLKKKNSGTTPWEVPDVSLLEQATGHATGGDIEAKKHIIQNTLKHFGIEVEPGDVRLGPTVAQYTFHPASGVKLSRITALSDNLALALSAKSIRIEAPIPGQALIGIEVPNESVATVRLRSMLESDTYKSRTSDLMVALGQDVNGKKVMANLAKMPHILIAGRTGSGKSVCMNTFLLSLLYQNTPEELQLILIDPKRVSFARYKGIPHLKADVIVENKKVVNVLRWAVGQMEHRYKILEEAGKQDIQGYHEMIAKGEKRTVVNTEAGTVKQEPYPAMPYIVIMIDEMADLMVTHQKEVEPLIVRLASLSRAIGIHLVLATQRPEATVITGLIKANIPARISFQLKSQIDSRTILDTSGAEKLLGNGDMLYSAADGKEMRRIQGVLVSEAEINAVTSFLCAQKKAHEEEDGIGDDIEGVIEGESDDITEALSLIDEGAKEDALYEQAKAMTIQSGRASTTSFQTAFSVGYPRAARLMRLLEDNGVVGMVDGKKTVLIGKGDITSASAEDEERQYGDDPIAEQSERNKWQL, via the coding sequence ATGGGACGAAAGAAAAAAGTCGTAGAAGAATCAGAAGAAGATGATTTCACCATTGAAACTATTTTACACAGTGATGCCAAGCGAAGTATCGCAGCGGTTTTTTTGTTTGCGCTCTCACTGCTTTTTCTCCTTGCCTATTTCCGTTCAGCCGGACTCTTAGGTGTATGGATCAATACGGGTCTCGGGATGATGCTCGGATGGGGCAAATGGCTCTTCCCTCTCCTTCTTGTTATTGCAGGACTCATGTTTCTCAAGGGACGTAAGACCACGCTCTCGGATGCGGTGAAATTTATCGGTCTTATTACCGCGTTTTTTTCCGTGCTCGGATTGTTCCATCTCTACAGTGGAGATACGACCAAGGAGCTTCTCAAGGTAGCGAGTAATGGACAGGGTGGTGGGTATGTTGGTTTTGCTTTTGCCTCTGTTCTCATCAAGTTTACTGGGATGGTTGCTGGAACGATTATTCTTCTCACATTTTTTATTATCGGTGTGATTGCTTCATTCAATGTTTCTCTCATCGCATCATTCGAGCGGTTGCAGAGGAGACTATTTCCGAGCAAAGAAGAAACACCAGAATCACCAGAAGCATCTCCTTCTGTCGATCCTGTTGTAGCAGAGATGGTATCAGTCGCACCACAGGGAGAGGCAGAAAAACAAGAAATACCAGAAGAAACAGAAGAATCATCAGAGGTGTCCTCAGCTCTTTCTCCAGAAGATACAGCAAAACTCGCAGAGAATAACATTAGTAATCTGAAGTTTCGAGAAGGAGAGACCGTATTGATCAAGAAACTCAGTCTGAAAAAGAAAAATTCAGGAACGACACCGTGGGAAGTTCCGGATGTAAGTCTCTTGGAACAGGCAACGGGTCATGCAACAGGAGGTGACATAGAGGCAAAAAAACATATTATTCAGAATACGCTCAAACATTTTGGTATTGAAGTGGAACCAGGAGACGTCCGTCTCGGTCCGACTGTCGCTCAGTATACGTTTCATCCGGCTTCTGGAGTCAAGCTCTCTCGTATTACAGCGCTCTCTGATAATCTCGCTCTTGCACTCTCTGCCAAATCAATTCGTATTGAAGCACCTATTCCTGGGCAAGCGCTCATCGGTATCGAAGTGCCGAATGAATCTGTAGCTACTGTCCGTCTCCGATCAATGCTCGAGAGCGATACATACAAGTCTCGTACTTCCGATCTCATGGTCGCTCTTGGTCAAGATGTGAATGGAAAAAAAGTAATGGCCAATCTTGCCAAGATGCCTCACATTCTTATCGCTGGTCGCACAGGTTCAGGGAAAAGTGTGTGTATGAATACTTTTCTTCTTTCACTACTCTACCAAAATACGCCTGAAGAGTTGCAACTCATTTTGATTGATCCGAAGAGAGTTTCTTTTGCACGCTACAAAGGCATCCCTCATTTGAAAGCGGATGTTATCGTTGAGAACAAAAAAGTTGTCAACGTACTTCGTTGGGCAGTCGGTCAGATGGAACACCGATACAAAATCCTCGAAGAAGCAGGCAAACAAGATATCCAAGGGTATCACGAAATGATCGCCAAAGGAGAGAAGCGTACGGTCGTCAATACAGAAGCTGGTACCGTGAAACAAGAACCCTATCCTGCTATGCCATATATCGTGATTATGATCGATGAAATGGCGGATCTCATGGTGACTCATCAGAAAGAAGTGGAGCCACTCATTGTGCGTCTTGCTTCTCTTTCGCGTGCTATCGGTATTCATCTCGTGCTCGCGACACAGCGACCGGAAGCAACCGTCATCACGGGACTTATCAAAGCAAACATTCCAGCTCGTATTTCTTTTCAATTGAAATCACAGATCGACTCCCGTACTATCCTCGATACGAGTGGCGCTGAGAAATTGCTCGGCAATGGCGATATGCTTTACTCGGCTGCTGATGGCAAAGAAATGCGTCGTATACAGGGCGTACTCGTCTCTGAAGCAGAAATCAATGCGGTAACGTCGTTTCTTTGTGCACAGAAAAAAGCGCATGAGGAGGAGGACGGTATCGGTGATGATATTGAAGGAGTGATAGAAGGAGAATCGGACGATATCACAGAGGCACTCAGTCTCATCGATGAAGGTGCGAAAGAAGATGCTTTGTATGAACAGGCCAAGGCGATGACTATTCAGTCCGGACGAGCCTCGACCACTTCTTTTCAGACAGCGTTTAGTGTCGGGTATCCAAGAGCGGCCAGACTGATGCGTCTTCTCGAAGACAATGGAGTTGTTGGTATGGTGGATGGCAAGAAAACAGTACTGATTGGTAAAGGTGATATCACCTCTGCTTCTGCAGAAGATGAAGAAAGACAATACGGCGATGATCCGATCGCAGAGCAATCAGAACGGAATAAATGGCAGTTGTAA